In a single window of the Rhodopirellula bahusiensis genome:
- a CDS encoding dockerin type I domain-containing protein, whose amino-acid sequence MRKRAPSKKSSQRNASARRKATRRPLTLQPLETRRVMTAGIPVGATTSDTAEFFLGKIAVTPIFLDSTGQTDPKTQNWTEGEIDEVMSKITTGLNWWVEALDRLDTVHTLEFVIDDTFANDPLEIPIEPIDRTSNNYSTYVGHFLNEMNIPSSLSLDEAMFAYNDSQRELHDTDWSFSLFISDSSDDPDGFFASGGSFSGAFAFPGGLYVVAPSTRPARTFAHEFSHMFWGLDEYNGGGSYNQSRGYYNTPNDNAADNPTPGFTQQPSIMAGGNNLVNGYQDFVSPESTFAMIGWQDSDGDGIFDVLDVPLNFEGTGHYDSETNQLHFQGEASSATLINQNSSGPQSDITLNVVSELQVSIDGGQWTTLQSPDSPTATFDFSLDVPPTMTSVSLRVMDAATGITSQTLTASRSTPLISEAPVAGYVYLDENGDFDRSEFETLLAGVQFEVLDVNGTELNNGSFSIDDVALDTDIAPTNGMTFSAIGDNVRTNVQVQLDTRYIDEPLIHVMDENLNRWWAGLDSRLGLEVAFDEPVGHVAVDIVGLQDDSYGRVQAFDSAGNLITRTTTDIRNTANGSLAEGQTSTLVVIDPLSQIARIEIAGHASTQIGVTGVRHGVEPQVVTDESGAFAQTNLPDGQYQLHWQPSQVIHSIADATITVAGGEITSGVTTTAGLVSVAATRVDSPRYNTDLGEDVNGDGVITALDALQVINDLNTNGDRSLSFAETAGFKIDVTNDGNVSALDALRVINKLNELDGGSEPAGEYIASTQSGDDTDSSDNSLVNTFASQNVPQPTFRQSSTNDSIFRDDETLGEILAVEDKVVGTNA is encoded by the coding sequence ATGCGAAAACGGGCTCCCAGCAAGAAATCCAGCCAACGAAACGCCAGTGCTCGCCGCAAAGCGACCCGGCGACCGCTGACGCTCCAGCCGTTGGAAACGCGGCGAGTCATGACGGCTGGCATTCCTGTCGGAGCCACCACCAGCGACACAGCCGAGTTTTTCCTGGGCAAAATCGCCGTCACGCCGATCTTTCTGGATTCCACCGGCCAAACCGATCCCAAGACCCAAAACTGGACCGAGGGCGAGATCGATGAGGTGATGTCGAAGATCACCACCGGCCTGAATTGGTGGGTCGAGGCCCTCGACCGTCTCGACACCGTTCACACGCTGGAATTCGTGATCGACGACACGTTCGCCAACGATCCGTTGGAAATTCCCATCGAACCGATCGATCGAACCAGCAACAACTACAGCACCTACGTCGGACACTTCCTCAACGAGATGAACATTCCTTCGTCGCTGTCGTTGGACGAAGCCATGTTCGCCTACAACGATTCGCAACGCGAACTGCACGACACAGATTGGTCGTTCTCGCTTTTCATCAGCGATTCATCCGACGACCCCGATGGATTCTTCGCCTCGGGCGGATCCTTCTCCGGTGCCTTCGCATTCCCCGGCGGCTTGTACGTGGTCGCGCCCTCGACTCGCCCGGCGAGAACGTTCGCCCACGAGTTCTCACACATGTTCTGGGGACTCGACGAATACAACGGTGGTGGCTCGTACAACCAAAGCCGTGGCTACTACAACACACCCAACGACAACGCGGCCGACAACCCTACCCCGGGGTTCACTCAACAACCCAGCATCATGGCCGGCGGCAACAACTTGGTGAACGGCTACCAAGACTTCGTCTCCCCCGAGTCCACTTTCGCGATGATCGGATGGCAAGACTCAGACGGCGACGGCATCTTCGACGTGCTCGATGTGCCGCTCAACTTCGAAGGCACCGGCCACTACGATTCCGAAACCAATCAACTGCACTTTCAAGGCGAAGCGTCCTCCGCGACCCTGATCAACCAAAACTCATCGGGACCGCAGAGCGACATCACACTCAATGTCGTCTCCGAACTGCAAGTCTCCATCGACGGCGGCCAGTGGACGACTTTGCAAAGTCCCGACAGCCCCACGGCGACGTTCGACTTTTCGCTCGATGTTCCACCAACAATGACCAGCGTCTCGCTTCGAGTCATGGACGCAGCGACCGGCATCACCAGCCAAACGTTGACCGCCTCACGTTCGACGCCGCTGATCTCCGAAGCACCGGTCGCCGGCTACGTCTACCTCGATGAAAACGGCGATTTCGACCGTAGCGAATTCGAGACTCTGCTCGCGGGAGTCCAATTTGAGGTTTTGGACGTCAATGGAACTGAACTCAACAACGGATCATTCAGTATCGATGATGTCGCATTGGACACCGACATCGCGCCCACCAATGGGATGACCTTCTCAGCAATCGGCGACAACGTCCGCACCAACGTCCAAGTCCAACTGGACACACGGTACATCGACGAGCCGTTGATTCACGTGATGGATGAGAACCTCAATCGTTGGTGGGCCGGACTCGATTCTCGTCTCGGACTCGAAGTCGCCTTCGACGAACCAGTCGGCCATGTCGCCGTCGACATCGTTGGCTTGCAAGACGACAGCTACGGACGAGTCCAAGCCTTTGACTCCGCCGGCAACCTGATCACGCGAACCACCACCGACATTCGCAACACCGCAAACGGCAGTCTCGCGGAAGGTCAAACGTCAACGTTGGTCGTCATCGATCCGCTGTCACAAATTGCACGCATCGAAATCGCTGGTCATGCTTCGACACAGATCGGAGTCACCGGCGTTCGCCACGGCGTCGAACCACAAGTCGTGACCGATGAATCCGGAGCCTTCGCTCAAACCAATTTGCCTGACGGCCAGTACCAACTGCACTGGCAACCCTCCCAGGTCATTCACTCGATCGCTGATGCAACCATCACCGTCGCAGGTGGTGAAATCACATCGGGAGTGACCACAACGGCAGGTCTGGTTTCCGTCGCCGCAACACGAGTCGACAGCCCACGATACAACACGGACCTTGGCGAAGACGTCAACGGCGACGGAGTCATCACCGCCTTGGACGCACTGCAAGTCATCAACGACTTGAACACCAACGGCGATCGATCGCTGTCCTTCGCTGAAACAGCGGGCTTCAAGATCGATGTCACCAACGATGGCAACGTTTCTGCCTTGGACGCACTTCGCGTCATCAACAAACTCAACGAACTCGATGGTGGTTCCGAGCCCGCGGGCGAATACATCGCCTCCACGCAATCGGGCGACGACACAGACTCGTCCGACAATTCGCTCGTCAACACGTTCGCATCGCAAAACGTGCCGCAGCCGACCTTCCGGCAATCGAGCACCAACGACTCGATCTTCCGCGACGACGAAACCCTCGGCGAGATCCTCGCTGTCGAAGACAAAGTGGTCGGCACCAACGCCTGA
- a CDS encoding Gfo/Idh/MocA family protein yields the protein MSDRREFLKTSAAAATLTAATISSQPASAAPAGSNERMRIGFIGPGGRGFGAHVKSLCKHHQAGRKIELVAVAEVFETQRDTVADYIEKATKTKPAKYVDYREMIEKENLDAVCIGTPDHWHHRQTIDALEAGLNVYCEKPMTKTVQEAFDVEDKWRASGKVMQVGVQSTSLPVWNEVNALLREGKLGKVLGFQTEYFRNSDVGQWRYYKLTPDMNPKTIDWKRWLGTEHDLAEDVPFDREVYKQWRRFWPFGSGMFTDLFVHRTTSMLKATGLRVPGRVVGAGGIYLEYDGRDVPDVATVVADFNEGVQGLVTATMCNEASRVNQLIRGHYGTFAFGNGESFDGFDFIPERGPVTHVRQEAERITTNPIDNTTMAHFANWLDACEAGDPSLCNNQPDLGAAAMSVVNLGAQSYRQGKVFFVDDDHKISDQDPGWASKWEKRSASGGPAVHIPGWDAGDYGSTQRDPDYMQYGGPWINGKDPSEG from the coding sequence ATGAGCGACCGACGCGAATTCCTCAAAACCTCCGCCGCTGCCGCGACCCTCACCGCAGCGACCATCTCCAGCCAACCCGCCTCCGCGGCCCCCGCTGGCAGCAACGAACGCATGCGAATCGGCTTCATCGGCCCCGGCGGTCGCGGCTTCGGCGCTCACGTCAAATCGCTCTGTAAACATCATCAAGCGGGCCGCAAAATCGAACTGGTCGCCGTCGCTGAGGTCTTCGAAACTCAACGCGACACGGTCGCCGACTACATCGAAAAGGCCACCAAAACCAAACCGGCCAAGTACGTCGACTACCGCGAGATGATCGAGAAAGAGAATCTCGACGCAGTCTGCATCGGCACCCCCGATCACTGGCACCATCGCCAAACGATCGACGCACTCGAAGCCGGCTTGAACGTCTACTGCGAAAAGCCGATGACCAAAACGGTCCAAGAAGCTTTCGACGTGGAAGACAAATGGCGTGCCAGCGGCAAGGTGATGCAGGTCGGCGTGCAATCGACCAGCCTCCCGGTTTGGAACGAAGTCAATGCGTTGCTTCGCGAAGGCAAACTCGGCAAGGTGCTCGGTTTCCAAACCGAATACTTCCGCAACTCCGACGTCGGCCAGTGGCGTTATTACAAACTCACGCCCGACATGAACCCCAAAACGATCGATTGGAAACGTTGGCTCGGCACCGAACATGATCTCGCCGAAGACGTCCCCTTCGATCGCGAAGTCTACAAGCAATGGCGTCGTTTCTGGCCGTTTGGCAGCGGCATGTTCACCGACTTGTTCGTTCACCGCACCACTTCCATGTTGAAAGCGACTGGCCTTCGCGTTCCCGGCCGAGTCGTCGGCGCAGGCGGGATCTACCTCGAGTACGATGGCCGCGATGTTCCCGACGTTGCCACCGTGGTCGCTGACTTCAACGAAGGTGTCCAAGGCCTGGTCACCGCGACGATGTGCAACGAAGCTTCCCGAGTCAACCAGCTGATCCGCGGCCACTACGGCACATTCGCGTTCGGCAACGGTGAATCCTTCGACGGATTTGACTTCATTCCCGAACGTGGCCCCGTCACACACGTGCGACAGGAAGCCGAGCGGATCACCACCAACCCAATCGACAACACCACAATGGCTCACTTTGCCAACTGGTTGGACGCTTGCGAAGCCGGTGATCCCTCGCTCTGCAACAACCAACCCGACCTGGGTGCCGCCGCGATGTCCGTCGTCAACTTGGGTGCTCAAAGCTACCGGCAAGGCAAAGTCTTCTTCGTCGACGACGACCACAAGATCTCCGACCAAGACCCCGGTTGGGCATCCAAATGGGAAAAGCGATCCGCCAGTGGCGGCCCCGCAGTCCACATTCCCGGATGGGACGCTGGCGACTACGGCAGCACACAACGCGATCCGGACTACATGCAATACGGCGGCCCTTGGATCAACGGCAAAGACCCGTCCGAAGGCTAG
- a CDS encoding chloride channel protein gives MKKIREFLEVFGQSSGKWIVLASIVGVMVGFGAIVFDRLGRVVVRFAMAQYTGYAPMEAAGEEAVVMPPDSVFSPWMLVLVMTLGGLVSGAIVHWFAPEAEGSGADAVIDAFHNRRGKMRARIPLVKTIASAITLGTGGSGGREGPISQVGAGLGAMLADRLHLSPRDRRILMAAGMGAGVGAIFRAPLAGAVFAAEILYSDADMEADVIVPSATASIVAYSLFTQALPIEYRYLPLFGDDLHHTLTSPLELLPYAFLAIAVTVVGVIYVKLFYGTRERFQALPLWPHVKPAIGAALAGLVGIGLFKTLGNDMHALGVLGTGYGTLQLALTHAAQLGIPMLMIIVFAKILTTALTIGSGGSGGVFGPSMVIGGCLGAAIGLGFQALFPGVVTQPEAYAVVGTAGFFAGVARAPISTIIMVRALTGDFGLLVPTMLVTTLSFVMCSRWNLYRGQVPTRMDSKAHRGDFIVDVLEGLKVGDVFDPDRKVLLIPEATTLDEIVHCLADNQQHYFPVVDKQKRIVGIFSDDDVRTYLFNDSIWRLAVANDVMTTDLVSVTPEDDLNTALKRFTSLNLEELPVIDIDEPGKLLGMLRRKETISAYNRRLVEHKQTADES, from the coding sequence GTGAAAAAGATCCGCGAGTTTCTAGAAGTCTTCGGGCAATCGTCTGGAAAGTGGATCGTTCTGGCGTCCATTGTCGGCGTGATGGTCGGTTTCGGCGCGATCGTCTTTGACCGATTGGGCCGAGTCGTCGTGCGATTCGCAATGGCTCAGTACACCGGTTATGCACCGATGGAGGCTGCCGGCGAAGAAGCCGTCGTGATGCCGCCGGATTCCGTTTTTTCGCCGTGGATGCTGGTCCTGGTGATGACCTTGGGCGGTTTGGTTTCGGGGGCCATCGTGCACTGGTTCGCTCCCGAGGCGGAAGGCTCCGGTGCCGATGCGGTCATCGATGCCTTCCACAATCGCCGCGGAAAAATGCGAGCCCGCATTCCGTTGGTCAAAACGATTGCTTCCGCGATCACGCTTGGAACGGGTGGCTCAGGTGGCCGCGAAGGTCCGATCTCGCAGGTTGGTGCCGGGCTGGGTGCGATGCTGGCTGATCGATTGCATTTGTCGCCGCGAGACCGTCGGATCTTGATGGCAGCGGGAATGGGTGCCGGTGTTGGTGCGATCTTTCGTGCTCCGCTGGCCGGTGCTGTCTTTGCCGCCGAGATTCTTTACAGCGACGCGGACATGGAAGCGGACGTCATCGTTCCATCCGCGACCGCATCAATCGTTGCATACAGTTTGTTCACGCAAGCGTTGCCGATCGAGTATCGGTACTTGCCGTTGTTCGGAGACGACCTGCACCACACGTTGACGTCGCCTCTGGAACTGCTGCCGTATGCGTTCTTGGCAATCGCGGTCACGGTCGTCGGTGTGATCTACGTCAAACTGTTTTATGGAACCCGCGAACGGTTTCAGGCGTTGCCGCTTTGGCCGCATGTCAAACCTGCCATCGGTGCCGCTTTGGCCGGTTTGGTTGGAATCGGATTGTTCAAGACGCTGGGCAACGACATGCACGCCCTGGGTGTGTTGGGCACGGGATACGGAACGTTGCAGCTGGCACTGACCCATGCGGCGCAGCTCGGCATTCCGATGTTGATGATCATCGTGTTCGCGAAAATCTTGACCACGGCACTGACGATTGGATCGGGCGGATCCGGCGGTGTGTTTGGTCCATCGATGGTGATCGGCGGTTGTTTGGGGGCCGCCATTGGGCTCGGTTTTCAAGCTTTGTTCCCCGGGGTTGTGACTCAGCCGGAAGCCTACGCGGTGGTCGGCACCGCGGGATTCTTTGCGGGAGTGGCGAGGGCACCGATCTCAACGATCATCATGGTGCGTGCGTTGACGGGTGACTTTGGTTTGTTGGTGCCAACGATGCTGGTGACGACGCTGAGTTTCGTGATGTGCAGTCGTTGGAACTTGTATCGCGGACAGGTCCCCACTCGGATGGATTCGAAGGCACACCGGGGTGACTTCATCGTGGATGTGTTGGAAGGATTGAAGGTGGGCGACGTCTTTGACCCTGACCGCAAAGTCCTACTGATTCCGGAAGCCACGACGCTGGACGAGATCGTTCACTGTTTGGCGGACAACCAACAGCATTACTTCCCCGTGGTGGACAAGCAGAAACGCATCGTTGGGATCTTCAGCGATGACGATGTGCGAACGTATTTGTTCAACGACTCCATTTGGCGACTGGCGGTTGCCAATGACGTCATGACCACCGATTTGGTCAGCGTGACGCCGGAGGATGACCTGAACACAGCGCTCAAGCGATTCACGTCGTTGAACTTGGAAGAGTTGCCCGTGATCGACATCGATGAGCCCGGCAAGTTGCTCGGGATGTTGCGTCGCAAAGAAACCATCTCGGCCTACAACCGCCGATTGGTAGAGCACAAGCAAACGGCTGATGAGTCGTAG
- a CDS encoding cytochrome c: MSLGLSSSLDAQDQRARPPKFDADEVSRVFFADPSTAFRGERPSLANLRDAGAEKVMAQAEAAAEEDAGGGSTWAKIISPPSLEDEIKRIKLRYDSVITTPGAFNGGGYQDARLNLSVLATLFAVVSDHKENVRWKSDAHTARDVMARTARNSAAGSTQVYNEAKLRKADLQDLVSGASITATQPSEKVNEWHMIADRSPLMEYAEQLLDTLGDHTRDAATTQDNLDAVKREAELLAMLGEVLVQEGMDDYDDPDYTELSRAMTTSSSGVVNAIERQDWDGVREAVGNVSQSCAACHEQYR, encoded by the coding sequence ATGTCCTTGGGGCTGTCGTCCAGTCTGGACGCGCAGGATCAACGTGCTCGCCCGCCCAAGTTTGATGCAGACGAAGTTTCGCGAGTCTTTTTTGCGGATCCGTCGACCGCGTTCCGTGGTGAGCGACCTTCGCTGGCGAATCTGCGTGACGCGGGGGCTGAGAAGGTGATGGCTCAGGCGGAAGCCGCGGCGGAAGAAGACGCCGGCGGTGGATCGACATGGGCGAAGATCATCTCGCCCCCTTCGTTGGAAGACGAGATCAAACGGATCAAGTTGCGATATGATTCGGTCATCACGACACCGGGGGCGTTCAATGGCGGTGGCTATCAAGACGCCCGATTGAACCTCTCGGTCTTGGCGACGCTTTTCGCTGTCGTCTCGGATCACAAAGAGAACGTGCGATGGAAGTCGGATGCTCACACCGCCCGTGACGTGATGGCACGAACGGCTCGCAACAGCGCGGCGGGATCGACTCAGGTGTACAACGAAGCGAAACTTCGCAAGGCGGACCTGCAGGATTTGGTGAGCGGAGCCAGTATCACAGCGACGCAGCCGTCAGAGAAGGTCAACGAGTGGCACATGATCGCTGACCGTTCGCCGTTGATGGAATACGCCGAGCAGTTGCTCGATACGTTGGGCGATCACACTCGCGATGCGGCCACGACACAAGACAACTTGGACGCAGTGAAGCGTGAAGCGGAATTGCTGGCGATGTTGGGTGAAGTGTTGGTTCAGGAAGGCATGGATGATTACGACGACCCGGATTACACCGAACTGAGTCGAGCGATGACGACCAGTTCCAGCGGCGTGGTCAATGCGATCGAACGGCAGGATTGGGACGGCGTTCGAGAGGCCGTCGGCAATGTGTCGCAAAGTTGTGCTGCGTGCCACGAACAGTATCGCTGA
- a CDS encoding bis(5'-nucleosyl)-tetraphosphatase: MASEKKEPALPKVCAAGVLLLTRESSPHFLLMRHPDRWDLPKGHCDDGEDFLTAAKRELVEETGISGDDCEFDPDFQFDLHYPVTYRKQSGTYRKQPGTYRKQPDKTFQKHVRYFLAFLPQVVKIELTEHEMSRWWPWSPPHQIQSQTIDPLLAAVADHLSANQSG; this comes from the coding sequence ATGGCAAGTGAGAAGAAAGAACCGGCGCTGCCAAAGGTGTGTGCCGCCGGTGTGTTGTTGTTGACCCGCGAATCCTCGCCTCACTTCCTGTTGATGCGGCATCCCGACCGTTGGGATCTGCCGAAGGGGCATTGCGATGACGGAGAAGATTTTTTGACCGCGGCGAAGCGAGAGCTGGTCGAGGAGACGGGCATCTCCGGGGACGATTGCGAATTCGACCCGGATTTTCAATTCGATCTGCACTACCCGGTCACTTATCGCAAGCAGTCGGGCACCTATCGCAAACAGCCGGGCACCTATCGCAAGCAACCAGACAAAACGTTTCAAAAGCACGTCCGGTATTTTTTGGCGTTCCTACCGCAAGTCGTTAAAATTGAGTTGACCGAACATGAGATGTCCCGATGGTGGCCGTGGTCACCTCCACATCAAATCCAATCGCAAACGATCGATCCGTTGCTGGCCGCGGTTGCGGATCACCTGTCCGCGAATCAGTCGGGCTGA
- a CDS encoding cob(I)yrinic acid a,c-diamide adenosyltransferase, whose product MKIYTRTGDSGTTGLFGGPRVAKDDTRIEAYGTVDELNATLGQVCSALQSSIVDSPDAKEALSELDARIVQVQHELFSIGAELASPHPDQFDLRVIGQPHILRMEGWIDDAEQQLPPLKQFILPGGSILASHVHLSRAVCRRAERRVISLADAVQTETPISDSVIIYLNRLSDWLFVVSRLVNQILNVPDQIWEKP is encoded by the coding sequence ATGAAAATCTACACTCGCACGGGCGACTCCGGGACCACTGGTTTGTTTGGCGGGCCTCGCGTGGCAAAAGACGACACCCGGATCGAAGCCTACGGAACGGTCGACGAACTGAATGCGACACTCGGACAGGTTTGCTCCGCACTTCAGTCCTCGATCGTCGATTCACCTGACGCGAAGGAAGCCTTGAGCGAACTGGATGCGCGTATCGTTCAAGTCCAACACGAGCTGTTCTCAATCGGCGCTGAACTGGCTTCGCCGCACCCGGACCAATTCGACCTGCGAGTCATCGGGCAACCTCACATCCTGCGAATGGAGGGTTGGATCGATGACGCCGAACAACAGTTGCCACCGCTGAAGCAATTCATCCTTCCGGGTGGCTCGATTTTGGCGTCCCACGTTCACCTGTCACGAGCCGTTTGCAGACGAGCCGAACGGCGGGTCATTTCGCTGGCAGACGCCGTTCAAACGGAAACTCCGATCAGCGATTCCGTGATCATCTATCTCAATCGGCTGAGCGACTGGTTGTTCGTTGTGTCCCGATTGGTGAACCAAATTCTGAATGTTCCGGATCAAATCTGGGAAAAACCCTGA
- a CDS encoding P-II family nitrogen regulator — protein MFVGAAPVKKVEAIVRHFKLEDVKNALTEQGIHGMTVSEVRGFGRQKGHTEIYRGTEYAIDFVPKVKIEVVCTSDNLQTVIDTILQTAQTGQIGDGKIFVTNLEDSVRIRTGERGEEAL, from the coding sequence ATGTTTGTCGGAGCCGCTCCTGTGAAAAAAGTCGAAGCCATTGTTCGTCACTTCAAACTCGAAGACGTCAAGAACGCGTTGACCGAGCAGGGGATTCACGGAATGACCGTCAGCGAAGTCCGCGGATTCGGTCGACAAAAGGGTCACACCGAAATCTATCGCGGTACGGAATACGCCATCGATTTCGTTCCCAAGGTCAAAATCGAAGTGGTTTGCACCAGCGATAATCTGCAAACGGTGATCGACACGATCTTGCAAACCGCACAAACCGGCCAAATTGGCGACGGAAAAATCTTCGTCACCAACCTCGAAGACTCCGTTCGAATTCGAACCGGCGAGCGTGGCGAAGAGGCCCTGTAG
- the glnD gene encoding [protein-PII] uridylyltransferase, whose amino-acid sequence MASSGSLPSLARQCRDRLNDGRGRIESRFRAGLPSVQTATALTDLYDDVIEKIWQASLERAATTVKASQLAQLSLVAHGGYGRRDLSPFSDADLMLLTTRRSAAAAAQVASTFVRDVTDAGIDCGFSVRTPRECCTLAWADAKIYTSLTESRLCLGSEQTFDRYFDRFRAGARRRRNYLNHQSLMARREERHKWGETNYLLRPNVKRSRGGLRDIQLVRWLGFATHGATSLEQLNKLNALSDEDYGTLRRAHAFMLRLRHELHFRTKRAQDVLDRPTQLDIAEDWGYQGRSGVLPVEDFMQDYFEHTRGVRYVAAYFHDDTRIRSRAAGAVESVMSRRLDENIRMGPTHIWVKATALESFAQSLPDVLRLIQLANRHSRRIAHPTWQAIRKSMQDREATPPDQPTVDAFLELLKDPGRLASLLRRLHELRILDQLIPAMGRCRGLLQFNAYHKYTVDAHCIRAVEAATDFIDAETSMGRRYRRLKDKTLLHLALLIHDLGKGYEEDHSEVGRRIAGDVADLFHMSADDKDTLQWLIHRHLLVNEVAFRHDLNDPEVVHKFAAEVGSIARLELLLIHTVADLQAVGPDVLNDWKMGLIEDLYLRTRRYFETGNLPGENEADLDSKIEQVKESLAEKQLDPSLIEFAKDMPLSLLRQHSTDDLIHEMHQVGEWLTANPGCYCAGAVDPAASAVRYTIVLRQGERRVGVFARITAAFSACGLSIMRANVETVGEDLLWDQFWVNDPELKQRQPELRIEEVCRVVTKAIDDPDSVMPTPRRVWQTQGAKEPSSVLLLPTKVVFDNDTFDHQTILSMFTYDRPSLLSDISGTLSQLDVVIQFAKIDTHLDQIADVFYVTNMDGSPITDPSRQETIRNALVEAVR is encoded by the coding sequence ATGGCGTCCTCTGGTTCTCTTCCTTCGTTGGCACGGCAATGTCGTGACCGACTGAACGATGGACGCGGTCGTATCGAGTCTCGATTTCGAGCCGGTTTGCCCAGTGTTCAAACGGCGACCGCGCTGACGGATCTCTATGACGATGTCATCGAGAAAATCTGGCAGGCTTCGTTGGAGCGTGCCGCCACCACAGTCAAAGCATCGCAACTCGCTCAATTGAGCCTGGTTGCACATGGCGGTTACGGCCGCCGCGATCTCTCGCCGTTCAGCGACGCCGATCTGATGCTGCTGACAACGCGGCGTAGTGCCGCGGCTGCGGCTCAAGTCGCCAGCACATTCGTGCGTGATGTCACCGACGCGGGAATCGATTGCGGGTTCTCTGTTCGCACGCCTCGCGAATGTTGCACGTTGGCCTGGGCGGACGCGAAAATTTACACTTCGCTGACTGAATCGCGGCTGTGCTTGGGCAGCGAGCAAACTTTCGATCGCTACTTCGATCGCTTTCGCGCGGGGGCACGTCGTCGCCGAAACTACCTGAACCATCAGTCACTGATGGCTCGCCGAGAAGAGCGACACAAATGGGGCGAGACGAACTACTTGCTGCGTCCCAACGTCAAACGCTCTCGCGGCGGTTTGCGTGACATTCAATTGGTCCGCTGGCTCGGTTTCGCGACTCACGGTGCGACCAGCCTCGAACAACTGAACAAACTCAACGCGTTGTCGGACGAAGACTACGGAACGCTGCGACGCGCCCACGCCTTCATGTTGCGACTGCGTCACGAACTGCACTTCCGCACCAAACGTGCCCAAGACGTCTTGGACCGCCCGACCCAATTGGACATCGCTGAGGACTGGGGATACCAGGGGCGATCCGGCGTGTTGCCAGTCGAAGACTTCATGCAGGACTACTTCGAACACACGCGAGGTGTTCGCTATGTGGCTGCTTACTTCCACGATGACACTCGCATTCGTTCGCGAGCAGCCGGCGCCGTCGAATCCGTCATGTCGCGGCGATTGGATGAAAACATCCGCATGGGCCCGACCCACATCTGGGTCAAAGCGACTGCGTTGGAGTCGTTTGCCCAAAGCCTTCCGGACGTTCTGCGATTGATTCAGTTAGCGAACCGCCACTCGCGCCGAATCGCTCACCCGACCTGGCAAGCGATTCGCAAATCGATGCAAGATCGCGAAGCGACACCGCCGGATCAGCCTACCGTCGACGCTTTCTTGGAACTGTTGAAAGATCCCGGGCGACTCGCATCGTTGCTCCGTCGATTGCACGAACTTCGGATCCTCGACCAATTGATCCCGGCCATGGGACGTTGCCGAGGCCTGCTGCAATTCAACGCTTACCACAAATACACCGTCGACGCGCACTGCATCCGAGCGGTCGAAGCGGCCACCGACTTCATCGACGCCGAAACATCGATGGGCCGCCGATACCGACGGCTGAAAGACAAAACGCTTCTGCACCTGGCGTTGTTGATTCACGATCTCGGCAAGGGCTACGAAGAGGACCACAGCGAAGTCGGGCGGCGAATCGCCGGCGACGTTGCCGACCTCTTCCACATGAGCGCCGACGACAAAGACACGTTGCAGTGGCTCATTCACAGACACTTGCTGGTCAACGAAGTTGCGTTTCGCCACGATTTGAACGACCCCGAAGTGGTCCACAAATTCGCTGCCGAAGTTGGCTCGATCGCACGGTTGGAGCTGTTGCTGATTCACACGGTGGCCGATCTGCAAGCCGTCGGTCCCGACGTGCTCAATGATTGGAAGATGGGTTTGATCGAAGACCTTTATCTTCGAACACGCCGTTACTTCGAAACCGGAAACTTGCCCGGCGAAAACGAAGCCGACTTGGATTCAAAGATCGAACAGGTCAAAGAATCGCTCGCCGAAAAGCAGCTCGACCCTTCGCTCATCGAATTCGCCAAAGACATGCCGTTGTCGCTGCTGCGGCAACACTCGACCGATGATTTGATCCATGAGATGCATCAAGTCGGCGAATGGCTGACAGCGAACCCCGGCTGCTACTGTGCCGGAGCGGTCGACCCGGCCGCCTCCGCTGTGCGGTACACCATCGTGCTTCGCCAAGGCGAGCGTCGCGTCGGAGTGTTCGCTCGCATCACCGCCGCGTTCAGCGCATGCGGACTTTCGATCATGCGAGCCAACGTGGAAACGGTTGGCGAAGATTTACTGTGGGATCAATTCTGGGTCAACGATCCTGAACTGAAACAACGCCAACCCGAATTGCGAATCGAAGAAGTCTGTCGCGTGGTAACCAAAGCCATCGACGATCCCGATTCAGTCATGCCCACGCCGCGACGAGTCTGGCAAACACAAGGTGCCAAAGAACCGTCCAGTGTGCTGCTACTGCCGACCAAGGTCGTGTTCGACAACGACACGTTCGACCATCAAACCATTCTGTCGATGTTCACCTACGACCGCCCCAGTCTGCTGTCAGACATCTCCGGGACGTTGTCGCAACTCGATGTCGTGATTCAGTTCGCAAAGATCGACACGCACCTGGATCAAATCGCCGACGTCTTCTACGTCACCAACATGGACGGCAGCCCAATCACCGATCCATCCCGACAAGAGACCATCCGAAACGCCTTGGTTGAAGCAGTCCGCTAG